One genomic segment of Agromyces intestinalis includes these proteins:
- a CDS encoding amino acid ABC transporter ATP-binding protein, with protein MSTSQPASPTPATTPAPTSNISVRRGEPLVVIEHVNKHFGDLHVLNDINTVVNRGEVVVVIGPSGSGKSTLCRAINRLETIDSGTITIDGQRLPEEGKGLAKLRADVGMVFQSFNLFAHKTVLENVTLAPIKVKGMKRKDAEQKAMELLERVGVANQAKKLPAQLSGGQQQRVAIARSLAMNPKVILMDEPTSALDPEMINEVLDVMVGLADQGMTMIVVTHEMGFARKAADRVLFMADGRIVEEAPPAEFFDHPKSDRAKDFLSKILAH; from the coding sequence ATGAGCACCTCGCAGCCGGCTTCGCCCACGCCGGCCACCACCCCGGCGCCGACCTCGAACATCTCCGTCCGGCGCGGCGAGCCGCTTGTCGTGATCGAGCACGTCAACAAGCACTTCGGCGACCTGCACGTGCTGAACGACATCAACACCGTCGTGAACCGCGGTGAGGTGGTCGTGGTGATCGGCCCGTCGGGGTCGGGCAAGTCCACGCTGTGCCGTGCGATCAATCGGCTCGAGACCATCGACTCCGGCACGATCACCATCGACGGTCAGCGTCTGCCCGAGGAGGGCAAGGGACTCGCGAAGCTGCGCGCCGATGTCGGCATGGTGTTCCAGTCGTTCAACCTGTTCGCGCACAAGACCGTGCTCGAGAACGTGACGCTCGCGCCCATCAAGGTGAAGGGCATGAAGCGCAAGGACGCCGAGCAGAAGGCGATGGAGCTGCTCGAGCGGGTCGGCGTCGCGAACCAGGCGAAGAAGCTGCCGGCACAGCTCTCGGGCGGCCAGCAGCAGCGTGTCGCGATCGCCCGTTCGCTCGCGATGAACCCGAAGGTCATCCTCATGGACGAGCCCACGAGCGCGCTCGACCCCGAGATGATCAACGAGGTCCTCGACGTCATGGTCGGCCTCGCCGACCAGGGCATGACCATGATCGTCGTCACCCACGAGATGGGCTTCGCACGCAAGGCGGCCGACCGCGTGCTGTTCATGGCCGACGGCCGCATCGTCGAGGAGGCGCCGCCGGCCGAGTTCTTCGACCACCCGAAGTCCGATCGGGCGAAGGACTTCCTCTCCAAGATCCTCGCGCACTAG
- the pheT gene encoding phenylalanine--tRNA ligase subunit beta: MRVPLSWLAEYVELVPGTTPEEVHAALVKVGLEEEDVHTFEVQGPIVVGEVLDFVEEPQSNGKIIRWCQVRVAPDGEQAADGGEAVHGIVCGARNFFVGDQVVVTLPGSVLPGPFPIAARKTYGHVSDGMIASARELGLGEDHDGILRLSTLGIEAPVGTDAIALLGLDDAAIEINVTPDRGYAFSIRGVAREYAHATGARFRDPVERAEVADVSGDAFPVEIRDEAPIRGKIGASVFATRIVRGVDPSRPTPPWMIARLKLAGIRSLSLLVDITNYVMLELGQPIHGYDLDRLQGGIVVRRAQPGEQLTTLDEKERTLDAEDLLITDDRGPIGLAGVMGGADTEMGESTRNVLIEAANFDPVSIARTARRHKLPSEASKRFERGVDPQIAEAAAARVAQLMVELAGGTADTGSIVGEAPGRTAILLPHGFVTALVGVEATDDEVHDALAEIGGAVTGTDAGFEVVPPSWRPDLQLKQDLAEEVARLVGYHRIPSVLPVAPPGRGLTRSQRLRKQVADVLAGAGATEVLAFPFVTADENLRFGSVDGASVPQVKVANALDASTPYLRRSLLPGLIDVARRNLSRGFTDLDLFELGLVFLPAVGGTLGSAELPVGAALPADAALAALNAGLPAQPRHAAVLVLGDVVDKAPGQLPVAAGLADALDRVREIAFAAGVEVEFAQGSHHALHPGRTAEIRLGGAVIGYAGELHPAIADELDLPRVVAVAELDLDAVIAAGEPIEAHALGTFPAATQDLSLVVARDVPAAEVERAVREGADELLEHLALVDDYRGAGVAGDRKSLTFALRFRAPDRTLTAAEASEAKLAGAALAGERTGAAIRE, from the coding sequence ATGCGAGTACCCCTGAGCTGGCTCGCCGAGTACGTCGAGCTCGTGCCCGGCACGACGCCCGAAGAGGTGCACGCCGCCCTGGTGAAGGTCGGCCTCGAAGAAGAGGACGTGCACACGTTCGAGGTGCAGGGCCCGATCGTGGTGGGCGAGGTGCTCGACTTCGTCGAGGAGCCGCAGTCCAACGGCAAGATCATCCGCTGGTGTCAGGTTCGCGTCGCACCCGACGGTGAGCAGGCGGCCGACGGCGGCGAGGCCGTGCACGGCATCGTCTGCGGCGCCCGCAACTTCTTCGTCGGCGACCAGGTCGTCGTGACGCTGCCCGGCTCGGTGCTGCCCGGCCCGTTCCCGATCGCGGCGCGGAAGACCTACGGGCACGTCTCCGACGGCATGATCGCCTCGGCGCGCGAGCTCGGTCTCGGTGAAGACCACGACGGAATCCTGCGGCTGTCGACGCTCGGCATCGAGGCGCCGGTCGGCACCGACGCGATCGCGCTGCTCGGCCTCGACGACGCGGCGATCGAGATCAACGTCACGCCCGACCGCGGCTACGCGTTCTCGATCCGCGGCGTGGCGCGCGAGTACGCGCATGCCACGGGCGCCCGGTTCCGCGACCCGGTCGAGCGGGCCGAGGTGGCGGATGTCTCGGGCGACGCGTTCCCCGTCGAGATCCGCGACGAGGCGCCGATCCGCGGAAAGATCGGTGCGAGCGTGTTCGCGACCCGTATCGTGCGCGGTGTCGACCCGTCGCGCCCGACGCCCCCGTGGATGATCGCCCGGCTGAAGCTCGCCGGCATCCGATCGCTGTCGCTGCTCGTCGACATCACCAACTACGTCATGCTCGAGCTCGGCCAGCCGATCCACGGCTACGACCTCGACCGCCTGCAGGGCGGCATCGTCGTGCGGCGCGCGCAGCCGGGCGAGCAGCTGACCACGCTCGACGAGAAGGAGCGCACGCTCGACGCCGAAGACCTGCTCATCACCGACGACCGCGGCCCCATCGGCCTCGCGGGCGTCATGGGCGGCGCCGACACCGAGATGGGCGAGTCGACCCGCAATGTGCTCATCGAGGCGGCGAACTTCGACCCCGTGTCGATCGCGCGCACCGCGCGCCGGCACAAGCTGCCCAGCGAGGCATCCAAGCGCTTCGAGCGCGGTGTCGACCCGCAGATCGCCGAGGCGGCCGCGGCGCGCGTGGCGCAGCTCATGGTCGAGCTCGCCGGCGGCACCGCCGACACGGGCTCGATCGTCGGCGAGGCACCCGGCCGCACCGCGATCCTGCTGCCGCACGGCTTCGTCACCGCGCTCGTCGGCGTCGAGGCGACCGACGACGAGGTGCACGACGCGCTCGCCGAGATCGGCGGCGCTGTCACCGGTACCGATGCCGGTTTCGAGGTCGTGCCGCCGAGCTGGCGCCCCGACCTGCAGCTCAAGCAGGATCTGGCCGAAGAGGTCGCCCGGCTCGTCGGCTACCACCGCATCCCGTCGGTGCTGCCCGTCGCCCCACCCGGTCGCGGCCTCACGCGCTCGCAGCGCCTGCGCAAGCAGGTCGCCGACGTGCTCGCGGGTGCCGGCGCCACCGAGGTGCTCGCGTTCCCATTCGTGACCGCCGACGAGAACCTCAGGTTCGGCAGCGTCGACGGGGCATCCGTGCCGCAGGTGAAGGTGGCGAACGCGCTCGACGCGTCGACGCCGTACCTGCGCCGCTCGCTGCTGCCCGGGCTCATCGACGTGGCGCGTCGCAATCTCTCGCGCGGGTTCACCGACCTCGACCTGTTCGAGCTCGGCCTGGTGTTCCTGCCGGCGGTCGGCGGCACGCTCGGCAGCGCCGAGCTGCCCGTCGGCGCCGCGCTGCCCGCCGACGCCGCGCTCGCGGCGCTGAACGCGGGTCTGCCCGCTCAGCCCCGCCATGCCGCAGTGCTCGTGCTCGGCGACGTGGTCGATAAGGCACCCGGGCAGCTGCCGGTCGCGGCCGGCCTCGCCGACGCGCTCGATCGCGTGCGTGAGATCGCGTTCGCCGCGGGCGTCGAGGTCGAGTTCGCGCAGGGCAGCCACCACGCGCTGCACCCGGGTCGCACCGCCGAGATCCGACTCGGCGGAGCGGTCATCGGGTATGCCGGCGAGCTGCACCCGGCCATCGCCGACGAGCTCGACCTGCCGCGCGTCGTCGCGGTCGCCGAGCTCGACCTCGACGCCGTCATCGCGGCCGGCGAGCCCATCGAGGCGCACGCGCTCGGCACGTTCCCGGCGGCCACACAGGACCTCTCGCTCGTGGTCGCGCGCGACGTGCCCGCGGCCGAGGTCGAGCGCGCGGTACGCGAGGGCGCCGACGAACTGCTCGAGCACCTCGCGCTGGTCGACGACTATCGCGGTGCCGGCGTCGCCGGCGACCGCAAGAGCCTCACGTTCGCGCTGCGCTTCCGGGCGCCCGATCGCACGCTCACCGCGGCAGAGGCCAGTGAGGCGAAGCTCGCGGGCGCGGCGCTCGCGGGCGAGCGCACCGGCGCCGCGATCCGCGAGTAG
- a CDS encoding amino acid ABC transporter permease, whose product MSGSSVLFDAPGPRARRVSLISSIVAGVLILAALGWIALTLAAPRESGGITLPGFFDPSRWDIFADPQVWRFIIFEGVWGTLRAALTAAVLAVAAGILFSLLRSSEIAWIRIPTAIVLEFFRGMPVLLMMLFILLVLQTGAFWAVVAALTLYNGALIGEALRAGLAALPRGQREAGLSLGMRSLQSKMLVEFPQAFRQMLPIIVAQLVVLLKDTSLGYIVGYVELMRVTLNNLASFYGNRYLFSLFVVALALYLTMNLLLSWFARWLSKRTAARSSGQRLPPDDPGQAMLLAKANAEARRSDTGHSAGGPLV is encoded by the coding sequence ATGAGCGGTTCGAGTGTGCTGTTCGATGCTCCGGGCCCCAGGGCCCGCCGAGTCTCGCTGATCTCGTCGATCGTCGCGGGCGTCCTCATCCTCGCCGCGCTCGGTTGGATCGCGCTCACGCTCGCGGCCCCGCGCGAGAGCGGCGGCATCACCCTGCCCGGCTTCTTCGATCCCAGCCGGTGGGACATCTTCGCCGACCCGCAGGTGTGGCGCTTCATCATCTTCGAAGGCGTGTGGGGCACGCTGCGTGCGGCGCTGACCGCTGCGGTGCTGGCGGTGGCGGCGGGCATCCTGTTCTCCCTGCTGCGCAGCTCGGAGATCGCGTGGATCCGTATCCCGACCGCGATCGTGCTCGAGTTCTTCCGCGGCATGCCCGTGCTGCTGATGATGCTCTTCATCCTCCTGGTGCTGCAGACCGGGGCGTTCTGGGCGGTCGTGGCCGCGCTGACGCTCTACAACGGCGCGCTGATCGGCGAGGCGCTTCGCGCGGGACTCGCCGCGTTGCCGCGAGGCCAGCGCGAGGCGGGTCTCAGCCTCGGGATGCGGTCGCTGCAGTCGAAGATGCTCGTCGAGTTCCCGCAGGCGTTCCGCCAGATGCTCCCGATCATCGTCGCTCAGCTCGTCGTGCTGTTGAAGGACACGTCGCTCGGCTACATCGTCGGCTACGTCGAACTCATGCGCGTCACGCTCAACAACCTCGCGAGCTTCTACGGCAACCGCTACCTCTTCTCGCTCTTCGTCGTCGCGCTGGCGTTGTATCTCACGATGAACCTCCTGCTCTCGTGGTTCGCCAGGTGGCTGTCCAAGCGCACCGCTGCTCGATCGAGCGGTCAGCGGCTGCCACCCGACGACCCCGGCCAGGCGATGCTCCTGGCGAAGGCGAATGCCGAAGCGCGCCGCTCCGATACGGGACACTCCGCGGGCGGACCGCTCGTTTAG
- the argJ gene encoding bifunctional glutamate N-acetyltransferase/amino-acid acetyltransferase ArgJ, with the protein MTVTAPAGFDAAGIAAGIKRTGALDLAVIVNRGPSQAGAAVFTSNRAKANPILWSQQVAADGVVSAIVLNSGGANCFTGHQGFQVTHRTAEAAATALGVSAGDVLVCSTGLIGDQLDGEVLEEGVLSAVNRLASDDAAGLDAARAIMTTDTKPKTVVVTGDGWSIGGMAKGAGMLAPGLATMLVVITTDADLPADTLDRALRAATRVTFDRLDSDGCMSTNDQVTLLASGASGVAPDEASFTESLTEACRDLALQLQGDAEGASHDIVIEVRGAETEGDAVEVGRSVARNNLFKAAIFGNDPNWGRVLAAIGTASAPFDPYLVDVTMNGVRVCHSGGPDRPRDEVDLTPRTTHVLIELHAGEASATILTNDLTHDYVHENSAYSS; encoded by the coding sequence GTGACCGTCACCGCCCCCGCGGGCTTCGACGCGGCGGGCATCGCCGCGGGCATCAAACGCACCGGCGCCCTCGACCTCGCCGTGATCGTGAACCGCGGCCCGTCGCAGGCCGGCGCCGCGGTGTTCACCTCGAACCGGGCGAAGGCCAACCCGATCCTCTGGTCGCAGCAGGTCGCCGCCGACGGCGTCGTGAGCGCCATCGTGCTCAACTCGGGCGGTGCGAACTGCTTCACGGGCCACCAGGGCTTCCAGGTGACGCATCGCACCGCCGAGGCGGCGGCGACCGCGCTGGGCGTGTCGGCCGGCGACGTGCTGGTGTGCTCGACCGGGCTCATCGGCGACCAGCTCGACGGCGAAGTCCTCGAAGAGGGCGTGCTGTCGGCGGTGAACCGGCTCGCCTCCGACGACGCGGCGGGCCTCGACGCGGCGCGGGCCATCATGACGACCGACACGAAGCCGAAGACGGTCGTCGTGACCGGCGACGGTTGGTCGATCGGCGGTATGGCCAAGGGCGCCGGCATGCTCGCGCCGGGCCTGGCCACCATGCTCGTCGTCATCACCACCGACGCCGACCTGCCGGCCGACACCCTCGACCGCGCGCTGCGCGCTGCGACCCGGGTGACCTTCGACCGGCTCGACTCCGACGGCTGCATGTCGACGAACGACCAGGTCACGCTGCTCGCCAGCGGCGCCTCGGGCGTCGCGCCCGACGAGGCATCCTTCACCGAGTCGCTCACCGAGGCCTGCCGCGACCTCGCCCTGCAGCTGCAGGGCGACGCCGAGGGCGCGAGCCACGACATCGTGATCGAGGTGCGCGGCGCCGAGACCGAAGGCGACGCGGTCGAGGTGGGCCGATCGGTGGCCCGCAACAACCTGTTCAAAGCCGCCATCTTCGGCAACGACCCGAACTGGGGCCGGGTGCTCGCCGCGATCGGCACCGCCAGCGCCCCCTTCGACCCCTACCTCGTGGATGTCACCATGAACGGCGTCCGCGTCTGCCACTCGGGCGGCCCCGACCGCCCGCGCGACGAGGTCGACCTCACGCCGCGCACGACGCACGTGCTCATCGAGCTGCACGCCGGCGAGGCATCCGCCACCATCCTCACCAACGACCTCACGCACGACTACGTGCACGAGAACAGTGCGTACTCGAGCTGA
- a CDS encoding amino acid ABC transporter permease produces MDVVIDNLPTYWRGFSMTLLLLGVSGVSALVIGTLIAAMRISPVASLRGFATTYTEIVRNTPLTLVLFFCAIILPYLGSRLDYATAAMIGLSVYTSPFVAEALRSGINGVPVGQAEAARSVGLGFGQTVSLIVLPQAFRMTIPPLINVFIALTKNTSVAGGFFVFETFAAARELANAHGNAVIAVLLGAATLYLAITIPLGVIAAQLERKWVVQR; encoded by the coding sequence GTGGACGTCGTCATCGACAATCTGCCGACCTACTGGCGCGGCTTCAGCATGACCCTGCTGCTGCTTGGCGTCAGCGGGGTCTCGGCCCTCGTGATCGGCACGCTCATCGCCGCGATGCGCATCTCGCCGGTGGCGTCGCTGCGCGGGTTCGCGACGACGTACACCGAGATCGTGCGCAACACGCCGCTCACGCTGGTGCTGTTCTTCTGCGCGATCATCCTTCCGTACCTCGGTTCGCGTCTCGACTACGCGACCGCAGCCATGATCGGGCTCTCGGTGTACACGTCGCCGTTCGTGGCGGAGGCGCTGCGGTCGGGAATCAACGGCGTGCCGGTGGGTCAGGCCGAGGCCGCGCGGAGCGTGGGCCTCGGGTTCGGGCAGACGGTGAGCCTCATCGTGCTTCCGCAGGCGTTCCGCATGACCATCCCGCCGTTGATCAACGTCTTCATCGCGTTGACGAAGAACACTTCGGTGGCGGGCGGGTTTTTCGTCTTCGAGACCTTCGCAGCCGCTCGTGAACTCGCGAACGCGCACGGGAACGCCGTCATCGCGGTGCTGCTCGGCGCCGCGACCCTGTATCTCGCGATCACGATCCCGCTGGGCGTGATCGCGGCCCAGCTCGAGCGGAAGTGGGTGGTGCAGCGATGA
- the argC gene encoding N-acetyl-gamma-glutamyl-phosphate reductase, whose amino-acid sequence MTYSVAVSGASGYAGGELLRLIADHPEFEVRTVTAHSNAGQPLVAVQPHLRTYTHLTLKETSAETLAGHDVVFLALPHGASGAVAAQLEPDTLVIDCGADHRLESPDAWAAFYGGEHHGAWTYGVPELPRVSGTQRDRLAKTRRIAAPGCNASTVALSLAPGIRAGVIEETDLVSVLAVGPSGAGKSLKAHLLGAEILGSANPYSVGGVHRHIPEIQQALCWAGAAAPTISFTPVIVPMSRGILATSTARITPGIDAATVRAAWEDAYVGERFVQLLPEGQFPRTADVLGANTALMGLAIDEAAGRVVVVTAVDNLVKGTAGAAIQSANLALGLTEATGLPVNGVAP is encoded by the coding sequence ATGACGTACTCCGTCGCCGTTTCCGGCGCGTCCGGCTATGCCGGAGGAGAGCTCCTCCGGCTCATCGCCGATCATCCCGAGTTCGAGGTGCGCACGGTCACCGCGCACTCGAACGCCGGCCAGCCGCTCGTCGCGGTGCAGCCGCACCTGCGCACCTACACGCACCTCACGCTGAAGGAGACCTCGGCAGAGACCCTCGCCGGTCACGACGTCGTCTTCCTGGCCCTGCCGCACGGCGCATCCGGCGCGGTGGCCGCGCAGCTCGAGCCCGACACGCTCGTCATCGACTGCGGCGCCGACCACCGGCTCGAGTCGCCCGACGCATGGGCCGCGTTCTACGGCGGCGAGCATCACGGTGCGTGGACGTACGGCGTGCCCGAGCTACCGCGGGTGAGCGGCACGCAGCGCGACCGGCTCGCGAAGACGCGTCGCATCGCCGCGCCCGGATGCAACGCCTCCACGGTCGCGCTCTCGCTCGCGCCCGGCATCCGCGCCGGCGTCATCGAAGAGACCGATCTCGTTTCAGTGCTCGCGGTCGGCCCGTCGGGTGCCGGCAAGAGCCTGAAGGCGCACCTGCTCGGCGCCGAGATACTCGGGTCGGCGAACCCGTACTCGGTCGGCGGGGTGCACCGGCACATTCCCGAGATCCAGCAGGCGCTGTGCTGGGCGGGCGCGGCGGCGCCGACGATCTCGTTCACGCCGGTCATCGTGCCGATGTCTCGCGGCATCCTCGCCACGTCGACGGCGCGGATCACCCCCGGCATCGACGCCGCGACCGTGCGCGCCGCCTGGGAGGACGCCTACGTGGGTGAGCGGTTCGTGCAGCTGCTGCCCGAGGGGCAGTTCCCGCGCACGGCCGACGTGCTCGGCGCGAACACCGCCCTCATGGGGCTCGCGATCGACGAGGCTGCCGGCCGGGTCGTCGTCGTCACCGCGGTCGACAACCTCGTGAAGGGCACCGCGGGTGCCGCCATCCAGTCCGCCAACCTCGCGCTCGGCCTCACCGAGGCGACCGGCCTTCCCGTGAACGGAGTCGCCCCGTGA
- a CDS encoding DUF1801 domain-containing protein, translating to MAESPKTLPTGESVAAFLDAVEPAGRRADGFALRELFDRVTGTDAVMWGPSIVGYGLQHYRYATGREGEWMVVGFSPRKASISLYGLQTPGGEELVEQLGKVKVGAGCLWVGRLTSIDTKVLASLIDLAWVHARG from the coding sequence ATGGCCGAGTCACCGAAGACCTTGCCGACGGGGGAGTCGGTCGCCGCGTTCCTCGACGCAGTCGAGCCCGCGGGCAGGCGCGCCGACGGGTTCGCGCTGCGTGAGCTGTTCGACCGGGTCACCGGCACCGACGCGGTGATGTGGGGTCCATCGATCGTCGGGTACGGGCTCCAGCACTACCGGTACGCGACCGGGCGCGAGGGCGAGTGGATGGTGGTCGGGTTCTCGCCGCGCAAGGCGTCGATATCGCTCTACGGCCTGCAGACGCCCGGCGGCGAGGAGCTCGTCGAGCAGCTCGGCAAGGTGAAGGTCGGCGCCGGTTGCCTCTGGGTGGGGCGGCTGACGAGCATCGACACGAAGGTGCTCGCCTCGCTCATCGATCTCGCGTGGGTGCACGCCCGCGGCTGA
- a CDS encoding glutamate ABC transporter substrate-binding protein, translated as MTRMRIALAAAAAATALVLAGCAGGDTGATEEPADETAPTFPAGSTMERLSEAGTITVGTKFDQPLFGLVGPDGVPVGFDVEIAKIIASELGIDEENIEWVETVSANREPFIENGQVDIVVATYTINDARKEVVSFAGPYFMAGQSILVLSDNDDIKSEDDLVGQPVCSVTGSTPAANLKELGAEVLETDTYTNCLEPLRSGQVVAVSTDNVILAGLVAQNEGEFKVVGKPFTEEPYGIGLKLDDTEFRMWINDVLEASFEDGRYEEAWNSTAGTVLPFVDPPAVDRY; from the coding sequence ATGACACGTATGAGAATCGCGCTCGCGGCGGCTGCCGCCGCAACCGCGCTCGTGCTCGCCGGCTGTGCCGGCGGCGACACCGGTGCTACCGAGGAGCCCGCCGACGAGACGGCCCCCACCTTCCCCGCGGGCAGCACAATGGAGCGTCTCTCGGAGGCGGGCACCATCACGGTCGGCACGAAGTTCGACCAGCCGCTCTTCGGCCTCGTCGGCCCCGACGGCGTGCCCGTCGGCTTCGACGTCGAGATCGCCAAGATCATCGCGAGCGAACTCGGTATCGATGAAGAGAACATCGAGTGGGTCGAGACCGTGTCGGCCAACCGCGAGCCGTTCATCGAGAACGGCCAGGTCGACATCGTGGTGGCGACGTACACGATCAACGACGCCCGCAAGGAGGTCGTCTCGTTCGCGGGCCCGTACTTCATGGCCGGCCAGTCGATCCTCGTGCTGTCCGACAACGACGACATCAAGAGCGAAGACGACCTCGTCGGCCAGCCGGTGTGCTCGGTCACGGGCTCGACGCCCGCGGCGAACCTGAAGGAGCTCGGCGCCGAGGTGCTCGAGACCGACACGTACACCAACTGCCTGGAGCCGCTTCGCAGCGGCCAGGTCGTCGCCGTGTCGACCGACAACGTGATCCTGGCGGGCCTCGTGGCCCAGAACGAGGGCGAGTTCAAGGTCGTCGGCAAGCCGTTCACCGAGGAGCCGTACGGCATCGGGCTGAAGCTCGACGACACCGAGTTCCGGATGTGGATCAACGACGTGCTCGAGGCGTCGTTCGAGGACGGCCGGTACGAGGAGGCGTGGAACTCCACCGCCGGAACCGTCCTGCCGTTCGTCGATCCGCCCGCGGTCGACCGCTACTGA
- the pheS gene encoding phenylalanine--tRNA ligase subunit alpha, giving the protein MSEPSEITEPAVDAAVEAALAAIAAANDSAVLKQARAEHSGEKSTLAKLNALLRDVPNDQKAALGKLVGQARGRVNQAFAAREAEITAAEAEAQLAAEAVDVTALPSRRRTGARHPLTLLQDRVSEVFTGMGWEIAEGPEVESEWFNFDALNFDADHPARAMQDTFFIDPPEAHLVLRTHTSPVQVRAMLDREVPIYVLAPGRVYRTDEFDATHLPVFMQFEGLAVDRGLTMAHLKGTLDHFVKSIFGDEAKVRLRPSFFPFTEPSAELDFWHPTFKGGARWIEWGGCGMVHPNVLRSAGIDPEVYSGFAFGMGIERGLMLRNDVQDMRDMAEGDIRFSQQFGMVV; this is encoded by the coding sequence GTGTCCGAGCCCAGTGAAATCACCGAACCCGCGGTCGACGCGGCCGTCGAAGCGGCGCTCGCCGCGATCGCGGCGGCGAACGACTCCGCCGTGCTGAAGCAGGCCCGCGCCGAGCACTCCGGCGAGAAGTCGACGCTTGCGAAGCTGAACGCGCTGCTGCGCGATGTGCCGAACGACCAGAAGGCCGCCCTCGGCAAGCTCGTGGGGCAGGCCCGCGGCCGGGTGAACCAGGCGTTCGCCGCGCGAGAGGCCGAGATCACGGCCGCCGAGGCCGAGGCGCAGCTGGCCGCAGAGGCGGTCGACGTCACGGCGTTGCCGTCGCGACGCCGCACGGGTGCGAGGCATCCGCTGACCCTGCTGCAGGACCGGGTGAGCGAGGTGTTCACCGGGATGGGCTGGGAGATCGCCGAAGGCCCCGAGGTCGAGAGCGAGTGGTTCAACTTCGACGCGCTGAACTTCGACGCCGACCACCCCGCGCGTGCGATGCAGGACACCTTCTTCATCGACCCGCCCGAGGCGCACCTCGTGCTGCGCACGCACACCAGCCCGGTGCAGGTGCGCGCGATGCTCGACCGCGAGGTGCCGATCTACGTGCTCGCTCCGGGTCGGGTGTACCGCACCGACGAGTTCGACGCCACGCACCTTCCGGTGTTCATGCAGTTCGAGGGGCTCGCGGTCGACCGGGGCCTCACGATGGCCCACCTGAAGGGCACCCTCGACCACTTCGTGAAGTCGATCTTCGGCGACGAGGCCAAGGTGCGCCTGCGGCCGAGCTTCTTCCCGTTCACCGAGCCGAGCGCCGAGCTCGACTTCTGGCACCCGACCTTCAAGGGCGGCGCGCGCTGGATCGAGTGGGGTGGCTGCGGCATGGTGCACCCGAACGTGCTGCGTTCGGCGGGCATCGACCCCGAGGTGTACTCGGGCTTCGCGTTCGGCATGGGCATCGAGCGCGGGCTCATGCTCCGCAACGACGTCCAGGACATGCGCGACATGGCCGAGGGCGACATCCGCTTCTCCCAGCAGTTCGGAATGGTGGTCTGA
- a CDS encoding TrmH family RNA methyltransferase translates to MLENPRSPRVRAVAKLAKKPARHESGLFLLEGPQAVSEALRFRPELVVELFATPTAFERYDQLARAAFAADLEVEFVTEEVLDAMADTVTPQGFVAVCRQFPTAVKDVFAQKPRLVAILEEVRDPGNAGTIVRAADAAGADAVIFSGRAVDLYNPKVVRSTTGSIFHLPVAVGAHLDDVLSRAREAGLAVLAADVKGEDLLSVREEGVLAGPTAWLFGNEAHGLDDDQLALADRVVTVPIYGHAESMNLATAASVCLYESAFAHRS, encoded by the coding sequence ATGCTCGAGAACCCGCGATCGCCGCGCGTGCGCGCGGTGGCGAAGCTCGCGAAGAAGCCCGCCCGACACGAGAGCGGCCTGTTCCTGCTCGAGGGACCGCAGGCGGTGTCCGAGGCCCTGCGATTCCGCCCCGAACTCGTGGTCGAGCTGTTCGCCACTCCCACCGCGTTCGAGCGGTACGACCAGCTCGCACGAGCGGCGTTCGCGGCCGACCTCGAGGTCGAATTCGTCACCGAGGAGGTGCTCGACGCGATGGCGGACACCGTCACGCCGCAGGGCTTCGTCGCGGTGTGCCGGCAGTTCCCGACGGCGGTGAAGGACGTCTTCGCCCAGAAGCCTCGACTCGTTGCGATCCTCGAGGAGGTGCGCGACCCCGGCAACGCCGGCACCATCGTGCGTGCGGCCGACGCCGCAGGCGCCGATGCGGTGATCTTCTCGGGTCGCGCCGTCGACCTGTACAACCCGAAGGTCGTGCGGTCGACGACGGGGTCGATCTTCCACCTGCCGGTCGCCGTCGGCGCGCATCTCGACGACGTGCTGTCGCGCGCGAGAGAGGCCGGGCTCGCGGTACTCGCGGCGGACGTGAAGGGCGAGGATCTGCTGTCAGTCCGCGAGGAGGGCGTGCTCGCCGGTCCGACCGCGTGGCTCTTCGGCAACGAGGCGCACGGGCTCGACGACGACCAGCTCGCGCTCGCCGATCGCGTGGTGACGGTGCCCATCTACGGGCATGCCGAATCGATGAACCTCGCGACCGCGGCATCCGTCTGCCTCTACGAGAGCGCCTTCGCGCACCGCAGCTGA